A region of the Gemmatimonadota bacterium genome:
CCACCAGCGGCGGGAGCGACCCTCACCCGATCTATCCCGAGGCGGCGGTGCGGCAGCGACTCTGGGAGATGTGGACGCCCGACGTCTTTCTCAACCCGCACGGGTACCCGTCGCACCAGGTGGTGCAGCTCTTCAGCGAATACTCCGGACTCGTGCGCCGCGGCCGAGTCACCGAACGCAACTGGGGCCTCAACAAGGGCTGGTTCATGCCCGGGTTCGGGTACGTCGACAGCCCGAACTTCCCTCGCCACAAGGACGCGGCCTTCTCGATCCGCGGATACGTCACCGAGGGCATCAACTCGAATCGCGACGTCTTCGAGATGAATCAGCGCACGTACGAACGCTACCGCAGGTACGGTGCGGCCTTCGACCCCGAGGTGTTCCGGCTGCCCATGATCGACAGCGTCATGATCCACATGCCGCTCAAGGGTTCGTCGGGAGGAGGAGGCGGCGGCTACGACCCGGCCATAACCATCTGGAGCGGGATCACCGAAGCGCCGGACGAGACGGCTTACGGTCCGTGGTTGGAGCTCGTCGCCAAGGCCGGGCTATCGTGGGATCAGGCGATCTTCGACTATCTCCATGACGGCGACCACGAGGTCAAGCGCTCGGGCTCTTCCTTCTTCGGTGGCGTGTCGCTGAGAATCGATCGGGCGCGGCCGCCCGAGGTCGATCCGGAGGAGTCCGAACCGGAAGACTCGGCAAACGCTACCTCCGCCTCGGAATCTGTCCCTGCGGGAACGCCACCAGGCTCTCGTTCCCGTCGTGGCCGACGGCGGCTACCCCGAAGAGATAGTTGTCGATGACGAGGCCGTCGAAGGTGTGGGTCGTGACGTCCCCGACCCATCGCGACCACTGCCACTGGGGCTCCGTGGTCTCCCGCCAGTAGACCTTGTAGCCTGCCGTTCGCGGATCTTCGACGGGATCCCAGGTCAGTGTGGTGGAAGGTCGGACCGCGCCGCCGACGAGGACGCCTGAAGGAGCCGGTGGCGCCCATGCGAGCTGGGCCAGCGTGGCTGCGTTCAGCGCGGTGAGCTTGGCCGCATAGTCGAAGTTCACGCCTTCGATCACGTCTCCGTAGGCGATTCCGTTCTCGACCCGGATGTTCTGGTGCTGACGAGTGTAGTTCTCGTGCGTCTCCATGATGCGCACGCCGGCGAAACCCAGGTCGTTGAACGGTCTGTGATGGCCGCCGCGACCGAAACGATCGAGCCGATAGATCATGATCGGGTCCAGGTTCGGAATGAACCGGTCGGCGGTGCGCGCGACGTACCGGGCGAGCTGGCGCGACGGCCCGTCCACCTCGCCCCCGAAGACTCTGTAGCGCGCCCGTTGCCGGTCGGAGTCGGTGACGGGCGTGGGTTCGGAAAAAACGCGGAAAGTGTTGTTCTCGATCACGCCGTCCACGCCCTCGATGTTGCCGATCATGTCGTTGTTGAGAACGCCGACGATCTCCCACCCCCGCTCACGAGCCTCTTCGGCCACGTGGCGTCCGCCCCAGAGTCCCTGCTCCTCGCCGGAAAGCCCCATGAGGATCACCGAATTTCCGAACTCGTGGTCCGCGAGCAGCCTGGCCGCTTCGATGGCGCCGGCCATGCCCGAGGCGTTGTCGTTGGCCCCCGGAGCGTCGCTCTCCCCGTCGGAGCCGCTCGACGCCCGCGAATCGATGTCTCCCGACATGATCACGTAGGTGTCGGGATTTACCGTGCCCCGCTTGATGGCGAGAATGTTCACCACCCACGTGGTGTCCGGAACCGGCACTATGCGTCTCAGGTCGACCACGTCGTAGCACCCGTCGCATCCGGC
Encoded here:
- a CDS encoding M28 family metallopeptidase, which encodes MSPARPFAARVSAALVALAITFAGIGAPDRASAQSAAQAPPQVDLRVYEIVEAVSAERIEADIRRLAGFGTRNTFSDTLSETRGIGAARRWIQAEFERISAGCDGCYDVVDLRRIVPVPDTTWVVNILAIKRGTVNPDTYVIMSGDIDSRASSGSDGESDAPGANDNASGMAGAIEAARLLADHEFGNSVILMGLSGEEQGLWGGRHVAEEARERGWEIVGVLNNDMIGNIEGVDGVIENNTFRVFSEPTPVTDSDRQRARYRVFGGEVDGPSRQLARYVARTADRFIPNLDPIMIYRLDRFGRGGHHRPFNDLGFAGVRIMETHENYTRQHQNIRVENGIAYGDVIEGVNFDYAAKLTALNAATLAQLAWAPPAPSGVLVGGAVRPSTTLTWDPVEDPRTAGYKVYWRETTEPQWQWSRWVGDVTTHTFDGLVIDNYLFGVAAVGHDGNESLVAFPQGQIPRRR